The following are encoded together in the Gordonia insulae genome:
- a CDS encoding APC family permease: MSRTDPVKPVTDADEVSATYGYSSELKRTMGSFQVFAVSFAFISVAVGIFGTYDDLLVNSGPVGIWTWPVALAGQLLVALVIAQFAARIPLSGSSYQWASRLANPRIGWGFGWLTFCYLITGLLAIDSAMASQCLMPLFGMSPDEGTARVITVVILVVQAILAIASTRLVAVLNSLAVGVELAIVVILVVALLVAAAVTGRGSVDNLVSRGVAEGSTNYFAFGGGLMAVMIVGLATLVGFDSAANMAEEARDPHRSVPRAIVGSVAAAGILGMLFLIALTVAIDDIAKVTEAGSPVAVIMRDQLGAPTERILLVAIAIAFFGGGMVTMTSCARTVFAMSRDGRFPGHRVMRRVSRRTQTPIAATILPLVIGVVTMIALPGDALIELITSGTLFPAITYGLIVVLYLAVRKRLDRKKGAFDLGRFELPVAVSALIWSVCAVTVLLAPAGTGVPLVIVAGLIAVGGLYFVFMVLFRRDVLDVEPGVADPMAGPNR; the protein is encoded by the coding sequence GTGAGCCGGACGGACCCGGTGAAGCCGGTCACCGACGCCGACGAGGTGTCCGCGACCTACGGCTACTCATCCGAACTCAAGCGAACGATGGGATCGTTTCAGGTCTTCGCTGTCTCGTTCGCGTTCATCTCCGTCGCCGTCGGCATCTTCGGGACCTACGACGACCTGCTCGTGAACTCCGGCCCGGTCGGCATCTGGACGTGGCCGGTCGCGCTCGCCGGCCAGTTGCTCGTCGCACTGGTCATCGCGCAGTTCGCCGCGCGCATCCCGCTCAGCGGCTCGTCGTACCAGTGGGCATCACGGCTCGCGAATCCCCGGATCGGTTGGGGTTTCGGCTGGCTCACGTTCTGCTATCTGATCACCGGGCTACTGGCGATCGACAGTGCGATGGCCAGCCAATGCCTCATGCCACTGTTCGGCATGAGTCCCGACGAAGGCACCGCGCGGGTCATCACCGTCGTGATCCTGGTGGTCCAGGCCATCCTCGCGATCGCCTCGACCCGACTCGTCGCCGTGCTCAACTCGCTCGCCGTCGGCGTCGAATTGGCCATCGTCGTGATTCTGGTCGTCGCATTGCTGGTCGCCGCGGCAGTGACCGGTCGCGGCTCGGTGGACAATCTCGTCTCCCGCGGCGTCGCAGAGGGATCGACGAACTACTTCGCGTTCGGCGGCGGGTTGATGGCGGTGATGATCGTCGGCCTGGCCACCCTCGTCGGCTTCGACTCGGCGGCGAACATGGCCGAGGAGGCCCGGGACCCCCACCGGAGCGTGCCGCGGGCGATCGTGGGTTCGGTTGCCGCCGCCGGGATCCTGGGGATGCTGTTTCTGATCGCGCTGACCGTCGCCATCGACGACATCGCGAAGGTGACCGAGGCCGGATCTCCCGTCGCGGTCATCATGCGCGATCAACTCGGTGCGCCCACCGAACGAATTCTGCTGGTGGCCATCGCCATCGCGTTCTTCGGTGGCGGAATGGTCACCATGACGTCGTGTGCACGGACGGTCTTCGCGATGTCTCGCGATGGACGTTTCCCCGGGCATCGGGTGATGCGGCGGGTGAGCCGACGCACGCAGACCCCGATCGCGGCCACCATCCTGCCGCTGGTGATCGGCGTCGTCACGATGATCGCCCTGCCGGGTGACGCACTGATCGAGTTGATCACGTCGGGCACGCTGTTCCCCGCGATCACCTACGGTCTGATCGTCGTCCTGTATCTGGCCGTCCGGAAACGCCTGGACCGCAAGAAGGGTGCGTTCGACCTCGGCCGCTTCGAGCTGCCGGTCGCGGTGTCGGCACTGATCTGGTCGGTGTGCGCGGTGACCGTACTGCTCGCTCCCGCGGGGACGGGCGTACCGCTGGTGATCGTCGCCGGGTTGATCGCCGTGGGCGGGCTCTACTTCGTCTTCATGGTGCTGTTCCGCCGTGATGTGCTCGATGTCGAGCCGGGAGTGGCGGATCCGATGGCGGGGCCGAATCGCTGA
- a CDS encoding glucose-6-phosphate dehydrogenase: MIGERLETEACAMGEDWTTSEPLVDFVDELLQRHFGPEYSSASTMDRTDVELLLTDDTWRRVQESRAAAMEWGRTEIAGEVAIAADRLVITSHGLVYAAGMSAPGAHRPLYYVATPVELFESIAERVDPASLPDGAAAAVDDRFGHELTYPWPLDTGLRHLLDAHQALHLDLSEHANSR; the protein is encoded by the coding sequence ATGATCGGCGAGCGACTCGAGACGGAGGCGTGCGCGATGGGCGAGGACTGGACGACGAGTGAACCGCTTGTCGATTTCGTCGATGAGCTCCTGCAGCGGCATTTCGGGCCGGAGTACAGCTCCGCGTCGACGATGGACCGCACGGATGTCGAACTGCTGCTGACCGACGACACGTGGCGGCGGGTGCAGGAGTCCCGCGCCGCCGCGATGGAATGGGGCAGAACCGAGATCGCCGGCGAGGTGGCGATCGCGGCGGACCGGCTGGTGATCACATCGCATGGTCTGGTGTACGCCGCCGGGATGAGCGCGCCGGGTGCGCACCGGCCGCTGTACTACGTCGCCACGCCGGTCGAGCTGTTCGAGTCGATCGCCGAGCGCGTCGATCCGGCATCGCTGCCCGACGGTGCGGCGGCAGCGGTCGACGACCGGTTCGGGCACGAACTCACCTATCCCTGGCCACTCGACACCGGCCTGCGGCACCTCCTGGACGCGCACCAGGCCTTGCACCTCGATCTGTCGGAGCACGCGAACTCTCGATGA
- a CDS encoding recombinase family protein produces the protein MLLGYARAGTDTHPLESQIDALTEIGIEPTRIYSDGIVAVSTGQRRPGWTALLDYARPGDTAVVIGVDRLGRTTREVLASARDLADRQIGLRSLREGLDTDDLAGAMIVGVLASLAELDGEPARLRPGAASGSSVGRPRALDDDQVAVAERLRADGQPVPTIAATLGVSRATLYRTLAERRSIR, from the coding sequence ATGCTGCTGGGCTACGCACGCGCAGGCACCGACACCCACCCGCTGGAGTCGCAGATCGATGCCCTCACCGAGATCGGGATCGAGCCCACGCGGATCTACAGCGATGGGATCGTCGCGGTCTCGACCGGGCAGCGACGCCCGGGCTGGACCGCCCTGCTCGACTATGCGCGTCCCGGGGACACCGCCGTCGTCATCGGGGTCGATCGACTCGGCCGCACCACCAGGGAGGTCTTGGCGAGCGCACGCGACCTCGCCGATCGACAGATCGGACTCCGGTCACTCCGCGAGGGTCTCGATACCGATGACCTCGCCGGAGCGATGATCGTCGGGGTCCTCGCCTCGCTGGCGGAACTCGACGGCGAGCCCGCACGGCTGCGCCCCGGAGCCGCATCCGGCTCCTCCGTCGGCCGGCCGCGGGCCCTCGACGACGACCAGGTCGCCGTCGCCGAACGCCTGCGTGCCGACGGCCAGCCCGTGCCGACGATCGCGGCCACCCTCGGCGTCAGCCGCGCCACCCTCTACCGCACTCTCGCCGAAAGGCGTTCGATCCGTTGA
- a CDS encoding pyruvate, water dikinase regulatory protein, whose translation MSETHGGDAIPVFFLSDSTGISAETMGNALLLHFPDHRFDRTLIPFITTPDDAREVVRTIDATVDRGLTPLVFATAALDDVRIELAKTRAPLIDFFDMHMQQVEEILGARGARTPARLHGVGDVKRYNARMQAVEYAIEHDDGQSLRSLDKADVILVAPSRCGKTPTTMYLALQHGLRVANYPLIDDDFTSTDLPRPIRHLADRCFGLMTSAARLSAVRTERRPDSTYASLRQCTYELKRAEALYRAHDLPIIDSSAKSVEEMSTIILQVLARRPHPES comes from the coding sequence GTGAGCGAGACACACGGTGGTGACGCGATCCCGGTCTTTTTTCTCTCCGACAGCACCGGGATCAGCGCCGAGACCATGGGTAACGCACTGTTGCTGCACTTTCCCGATCATCGGTTCGACCGGACGCTGATCCCGTTCATCACCACCCCCGACGATGCGCGCGAGGTGGTGCGCACCATCGACGCGACCGTGGACCGCGGCCTGACTCCCCTCGTCTTCGCGACAGCCGCGCTCGACGACGTCCGTATCGAACTGGCCAAGACCCGCGCACCCCTCATCGATTTCTTCGACATGCACATGCAGCAGGTCGAGGAGATCCTCGGGGCGCGTGGCGCCCGCACACCCGCTCGTCTGCACGGCGTCGGCGACGTCAAGCGGTACAACGCACGCATGCAGGCCGTCGAGTACGCGATCGAACATGACGACGGTCAGAGTCTTCGCTCGCTGGACAAGGCCGACGTCATCCTGGTGGCTCCGTCCCGCTGCGGCAAGACTCCGACGACCATGTATCTCGCGTTGCAGCACGGTCTGCGCGTCGCGAACTATCCACTGATCGACGACGATTTCACGAGCACGGACCTGCCCCGCCCGATCCGACACCTGGCCGACCGCTGCTTCGGGCTCATGACCAGCGCCGCCCGCCTCAGCGCGGTCCGAACAGAGCGACGCCCGGACTCCACCTACGCGTCCCTGCGCCAGTGCACCTACGAACTCAAGCGCGCAGAGGCGCTGTACCGCGCCCACGACCTACCCATCATCGACTCGTCGGCGAAATCCGTCGAAGAGATGTCCACGATCATCTTGCAAGTGCTCGCCCGCAGACCCCACCCCGAGAGTTGA
- the ppsA gene encoding phosphoenolpyruvate synthase, with translation MNSNIRWFADLGLADLDQVGGKNASLGEMVRNLTDLGVRVPNGFATTADAYRRFMNQSGSAGTSLAARISARLADLDTDDVQALAEAGREIRAAVMDQPFPSDLEADIRTAFAELSGGSDEASFAVRSSATAEDLPDASFAGQQETFLNVRGIEAILQAMREVFASLYNDRAIAYRVHHEFDHDVVALSAGVQQMVRSDIGTSGVMFTIDTESGFPDAVFVTSSYGLGEAVVQGAVNPDEFYVYKPALRAGRPAVLKRGIGSKATKMIYTTDRSVGRTTEFVDVEPAERRLLSLTDAEVEALARQALLIEEHYGRPMDIEWGKDGVDGELYILQARPETVQSRAAVTGQQRFRLNETGPVLVEGRAIGARIGAGAVRVLESVEQMHEFQVGEVLVADMTDPDWEPIMKRASAIVTNRGGRTCHAAIIARELGIPAVVGSGGATRSLEAGREVTVSCAEGDTGYVYDGLLDFDVTESSIEAMPEIATKIMMNVGTPEQAFAFSRLPNNGVGLARLEFVINRQIGIHPKALLDFETLDGPLKQQIGDAIAAYPSAREFFVDRVAEGVATIAAAFAPHPVIVRMSDFKSNEYAKLVGGELYEPEEENPMIGYRGASRYLSKDFADCFAMECAALKYVRDEMGLTNVKIMIPFVRTLAEAEGVIALLDSHGLRRGENGLEVIMMCEVPSNAVIADAFLDHFDGFSIGSNDMTQLTLGLDRDSALVADSFDERDPAVKHMLAAAISACKARGKYVGICGQGPSDHADLAEWLLEQGIESMSLNPDTVVDTWTRLARLG, from the coding sequence ATGAACAGCAACATCCGGTGGTTCGCCGACCTCGGCCTCGCCGATCTCGACCAGGTCGGCGGCAAGAACGCGTCGCTCGGTGAGATGGTCCGCAACCTGACCGACCTCGGCGTCCGGGTCCCCAACGGTTTCGCGACGACCGCCGACGCCTACCGCCGATTCATGAACCAATCCGGATCGGCCGGCACCAGCCTCGCCGCCCGGATCAGTGCGCGGCTCGCCGACCTCGACACCGACGACGTCCAGGCGCTGGCCGAGGCAGGCCGAGAGATTCGTGCGGCCGTCATGGATCAGCCCTTCCCGTCGGATCTCGAAGCCGACATCCGGACGGCGTTCGCGGAACTGTCGGGCGGCTCGGACGAGGCGTCGTTCGCGGTGCGGTCCAGTGCGACCGCCGAGGACCTGCCGGATGCGTCGTTCGCCGGCCAGCAGGAGACATTCCTCAACGTGCGGGGCATCGAAGCAATCCTGCAGGCGATGCGGGAGGTCTTCGCGTCGTTGTACAACGATCGCGCCATCGCCTACCGGGTCCACCACGAGTTCGACCACGATGTGGTCGCCCTGTCGGCGGGTGTGCAGCAGATGGTGCGCTCCGACATCGGCACGTCGGGGGTCATGTTCACCATCGACACCGAGTCCGGTTTCCCCGACGCCGTGTTCGTGACGTCGTCGTACGGGCTCGGTGAGGCCGTCGTGCAGGGTGCGGTGAACCCCGACGAGTTCTACGTCTACAAGCCTGCGCTGCGAGCGGGCCGTCCCGCTGTGCTCAAGCGCGGCATCGGGTCGAAGGCAACCAAGATGATCTACACCACCGACCGCTCGGTGGGCCGCACGACCGAGTTCGTCGACGTCGAGCCGGCCGAACGACGACTGCTGAGCCTCACCGACGCCGAGGTCGAGGCGCTGGCCCGCCAGGCGCTGTTGATCGAAGAGCACTATGGCCGACCGATGGACATCGAGTGGGGTAAGGACGGTGTCGACGGCGAGCTGTACATCCTGCAGGCCCGCCCGGAGACCGTGCAGTCCCGGGCCGCGGTGACCGGCCAGCAACGGTTCCGGCTGAACGAGACCGGCCCGGTGCTCGTCGAGGGCCGCGCGATCGGCGCACGTATCGGCGCAGGCGCCGTCCGGGTGCTGGAGTCGGTCGAGCAGATGCACGAGTTCCAGGTCGGCGAGGTGCTCGTGGCGGACATGACCGACCCCGACTGGGAGCCGATCATGAAGCGCGCCAGCGCGATCGTCACCAATCGTGGTGGCCGTACCTGTCACGCGGCGATCATCGCCCGCGAGCTGGGCATCCCCGCGGTCGTCGGTTCCGGCGGGGCCACCCGGTCACTCGAGGCCGGCCGCGAGGTGACCGTCTCGTGCGCCGAGGGTGACACCGGTTACGTGTACGACGGATTGCTCGACTTCGACGTCACCGAATCGTCGATCGAGGCGATGCCCGAGATCGCCACCAAGATCATGATGAACGTCGGCACCCCAGAGCAGGCGTTCGCGTTCTCCCGCCTGCCGAACAACGGTGTCGGACTGGCGCGCCTGGAATTCGTGATCAACCGCCAGATCGGGATCCATCCCAAGGCCCTGCTCGATTTCGAGACCCTCGACGGGCCGCTGAAGCAGCAGATCGGTGACGCGATCGCGGCCTACCCGAGTGCCCGCGAGTTCTTCGTCGACCGGGTGGCCGAGGGGGTCGCGACGATTGCCGCGGCGTTCGCGCCGCACCCGGTGATCGTGCGCATGTCGGATTTCAAGTCCAACGAGTACGCGAAGTTGGTCGGCGGGGAGCTGTACGAGCCCGAGGAAGAGAACCCGATGATCGGGTACCGCGGCGCGTCGCGCTACCTGTCGAAGGACTTCGCCGACTGCTTCGCCATGGAATGCGCGGCCCTGAAATACGTCCGCGACGAGATGGGCCTGACCAACGTCAAGATCATGATCCCGTTCGTCCGCACACTCGCCGAGGCCGAGGGCGTGATCGCGCTGCTCGACTCACACGGCCTGCGTCGCGGTGAGAACGGACTCGAGGTCATCATGATGTGCGAGGTGCCGTCCAACGCGGTCATCGCCGACGCCTTCCTCGATCACTTCGACGGCTTCTCCATCGGCTCCAACGACATGACGCAGCTGACGCTCGGACTCGACCGTGACTCCGCACTCGTCGCGGACTCCTTCGACGAACGCGACCCGGCCGTCAAACACATGCTCGCTGCGGCCATTTCGGCGTGCAAGGCCCGCGGCAAGTACGTGGGCATCTGCGGGCAGGGGCCCAGCGATCACGCCGACCTCGCCGAATGGCTGCTCGAGCAGGGCATCGAATCCATGTCGCTGAATCCGGACACCGTCGTCGACACCTGGACGCGACTGGCCCGCCTGGGCTGA
- a CDS encoding nitroreductase family deazaflavin-dependent oxidoreductase, which yields MSEQPELSPEGWVRDQTEKILEQGTTDGVLIMDRPVVLFTTTGAKSGKKRYVPLMRVEENGKYAMVASKGGDPSHPSWYHNVKAHPQVTAQDGATVYELTAREVEGAEREHWWDLAVAAYPPYAEYQTKTDRLIPVFVLE from the coding sequence ATGAGCGAACAACCAGAACTCAGCCCCGAGGGGTGGGTGCGTGACCAGACCGAGAAGATTCTCGAGCAGGGGACCACTGACGGCGTCCTGATCATGGACCGACCGGTGGTGCTGTTCACCACCACCGGGGCGAAGTCGGGCAAGAAGCGCTACGTCCCGTTGATGCGGGTCGAGGAGAACGGCAAGTACGCGATGGTCGCCTCCAAGGGCGGTGACCCGAGCCATCCGTCGTGGTATCACAACGTGAAGGCACACCCGCAGGTCACGGCGCAGGACGGTGCGACAGTGTATGAGCTCACCGCACGTGAGGTCGAGGGCGCCGAGCGCGAGCACTGGTGGGACCTGGCCGTTGCGGCGTACCCGCCCTATGCGGAGTACCAGACCAAGACCGACCGGCTGATCCCGGTCTTCGTGCTCGAATGA
- a CDS encoding GlsB/YeaQ/YmgE family stress response membrane protein: MLIIGLIVFGMVIGALAQLIIGGKNMWTIDWGLAIVAGVVGSFIGGLLISLLAGDGLNFRASGIIGSLVGAVIVTGAWIWYKKRTPAA; encoded by the coding sequence GTGCTCATCATCGGACTCATCGTCTTCGGAATGGTCATCGGCGCTCTCGCCCAGTTGATCATCGGCGGAAAGAACATGTGGACCATCGACTGGGGTCTCGCAATCGTCGCCGGTGTTGTCGGTTCGTTCATCGGTGGACTGCTGATCAGCCTGCTCGCCGGTGACGGTCTCAACTTCCGCGCCAGCGGCATCATCGGATCGTTGGTCGGTGCTGTCATCGTCACCGGTGCCTGGATCTGGTACAAGAAGCGGACTCCGGCGGCCTGA
- the der gene encoding ribosome biogenesis GTPase Der has product MSEHNPLGAPGDELALPGDGVWSDETDWQLTDFDVDGEPIDATPVPVVAIVGRPNVGKSTLVNRILGRREAVVEDIPGVTRDRVSYAASWSGQRFTVVDTGGWEPDAKGLQQAVAAQAELAMRTADAIVLVVDGTVGATSTDEAVARVLRRSKTPVILAANKVDSERAEADTATLWSLGLGEPHPVSAAHGRGAGDLLDIILDVLPETPREAPAFGGPRRVALVGKPNVGKSSLLNKLAGSERSVVDNVAGTTVDPVDELIDIDGTTWQFVDTAGLRRKVRTASGHEYYASLRTRAALDAAEVAILLIDASEPVTEQDLRVLSMIIESGRALVIAFNKWDLVDEDRRYQLDKEIDRDLARVPWARRVNISASTGRSVQKLVPALEGALASWDKRVATGRLNNWLKEVIAATPPPLRGGRQPRVMFATQAATRPPTFVLFTTGFLEAGYRRFLERRLRETFNFDGSPVRVNVRVRDKREQRRKR; this is encoded by the coding sequence GTGAGTGAGCACAATCCCCTCGGTGCGCCCGGCGACGAGCTCGCGTTGCCCGGCGACGGCGTCTGGTCCGACGAAACCGATTGGCAGCTGACCGATTTCGACGTCGACGGAGAACCGATCGACGCGACCCCGGTGCCGGTGGTGGCCATCGTCGGACGGCCCAACGTCGGCAAGTCCACACTGGTGAACCGGATCCTCGGCCGCCGTGAGGCCGTCGTCGAGGACATCCCCGGGGTCACGCGTGACCGCGTGTCCTATGCCGCGAGCTGGTCGGGTCAGCGGTTCACCGTTGTCGACACCGGCGGCTGGGAACCCGACGCGAAGGGTCTGCAGCAGGCCGTGGCAGCGCAGGCCGAACTGGCCATGCGCACCGCCGACGCCATCGTCCTGGTGGTCGACGGCACGGTCGGCGCCACCTCGACCGACGAGGCGGTGGCACGGGTGCTGCGCCGCTCGAAGACGCCGGTCATCCTGGCGGCCAACAAGGTCGACAGCGAGCGGGCCGAGGCCGACACCGCCACGTTGTGGTCGTTGGGTCTCGGTGAGCCGCATCCGGTGTCGGCAGCGCACGGTCGGGGGGCGGGCGACCTGCTCGACATCATCCTCGACGTCTTGCCCGAGACGCCCCGCGAGGCACCAGCTTTCGGTGGCCCGCGACGGGTCGCGCTGGTCGGTAAACCCAACGTCGGCAAGAGTTCGTTGCTGAACAAGCTCGCCGGATCGGAACGCTCGGTCGTCGACAACGTGGCCGGCACGACGGTCGACCCGGTGGACGAGCTCATCGACATCGATGGCACGACATGGCAATTCGTCGACACCGCAGGGTTGCGGCGCAAGGTGCGGACGGCGAGCGGGCATGAGTACTACGCCTCGCTGCGTACCCGGGCCGCGCTCGACGCCGCCGAGGTCGCGATCCTCCTGATCGACGCCTCCGAACCGGTCACCGAACAGGATCTGCGGGTGCTGTCGATGATCATCGAGAGCGGCCGCGCATTGGTGATCGCGTTCAACAAGTGGGACCTGGTCGACGAGGATCGCCGCTATCAGCTCGACAAGGAGATCGACCGCGACCTGGCCCGGGTGCCCTGGGCGCGTCGCGTGAACATCTCGGCGAGCACCGGCCGTTCGGTCCAGAAACTCGTGCCCGCACTCGAGGGTGCGTTGGCATCCTGGGACAAGCGGGTCGCGACCGGACGGCTCAACAACTGGCTCAAGGAGGTCATCGCCGCCACACCGCCGCCGCTGCGTGGTGGTCGGCAGCCCCGGGTCATGTTCGCCACCCAGGCCGCCACGCGACCCCCTACCTTCGTGCTGTTCACCACCGGGTTCCTCGAGGCCGGTTACCGACGGTTCCTCGAACGCAGGCTCCGGGAGACGTTCAATTTCGATGGTTCGCCGGTGCGGGTCAACGTGCGTGTGCGGGACAAGCGGGAGCAGCGCCGCAAGCGCTGA
- the cmk gene encoding (d)CMP kinase — protein MSSGDAAGTRVIAIDGPAGTGKSTVSKILADRVGARFLDTGAMYRAATLAVLDAAVPLDDTDAIGERVAHADIRLDVESGGSTTFLDGADVSVAIRTDRVTDAVSAVSAVPAVRTRLVAVQRRAAQGAFVVVEGRDIGTVVFPDADLKVFLTATPEARATRRHKQNLSAGRAGDYADVLASVNRRDHLDSTRAISPLRPADDAVIVETSDLTLEQVVDTLGRLVRDRIGVQS, from the coding sequence GTGAGCAGCGGCGACGCCGCGGGCACGCGCGTCATCGCGATCGACGGACCCGCAGGCACCGGGAAGTCGACGGTGTCGAAGATCCTCGCCGATCGTGTCGGGGCACGGTTCCTCGACACCGGCGCGATGTACCGGGCGGCCACCCTGGCCGTGCTCGATGCCGCGGTGCCGCTCGACGATACCGATGCCATCGGCGAGCGGGTCGCGCATGCCGACATCCGCCTCGACGTCGAGTCGGGTGGATCGACCACCTTTCTCGACGGTGCCGACGTCTCCGTCGCCATCCGCACCGACCGGGTGACCGATGCCGTGTCCGCGGTGTCGGCCGTGCCCGCGGTGCGCACCAGACTCGTCGCCGTCCAACGTCGCGCGGCGCAGGGTGCGTTCGTCGTGGTGGAGGGCAGGGACATCGGGACCGTGGTCTTCCCGGACGCCGACCTCAAGGTGTTCCTCACCGCGACCCCGGAAGCGCGGGCCACCCGACGGCACAAGCAGAACCTGTCCGCGGGACGTGCCGGCGACTACGCCGACGTGCTCGCGAGCGTCAATCGCCGCGACCACCTCGACTCGACGCGCGCGATCTCGCCGCTGCGGCCGGCCGACGACGCGGTGATCGTGGAAACCAGTGACCTGACCCTCGAGCAGGTGGTCGACACACTCGGCCGCCTGGTACGCGATCGGATCGGAGTGCAGTCGTGA
- a CDS encoding pseudouridine synthase gives MASASRDGTPGPRKRSTRAQATGKKTPKSTGRSQGHGQGNPAARSTKKTHRKGSSKPDVTSGKVRLNNAKPARHQTPGPNADESGATYVADGVRLQKVLAAAGVASRRGAEELIAAGRVEVDGEIVTEQGLRINPDTAIIRVDGARVVIDENKQYLALNKPKGWQSTMSDDQGRPCIGDIVAERVMSGQRLFHVGRLDADTEGLLLLTNDGELAHRLMHPSFEVPKTYLATLKGEVPRSLGRTLRGGIELEDGPVAVDSFGVVEVHEGQSLVKITLHEGRNRIVRRMMEEVGFPVTALVRTHIGVVALGEQRPGSLRVLNNNEIGELYKAVGL, from the coding sequence ATGGCATCCGCTAGCCGAGACGGCACACCGGGCCCGCGCAAGAGGTCGACGCGCGCGCAGGCAACCGGCAAGAAGACTCCCAAGTCCACGGGCAGGTCCCAGGGCCACGGGCAGGGCAATCCGGCCGCCCGGTCGACGAAGAAGACGCATCGCAAGGGGTCGTCGAAACCCGACGTGACCTCGGGCAAGGTGCGTCTGAACAATGCGAAACCGGCCCGCCACCAGACACCCGGCCCGAACGCCGACGAATCCGGCGCCACGTACGTCGCCGACGGGGTGCGGCTGCAGAAGGTGCTCGCCGCGGCCGGCGTCGCGTCGCGGCGCGGAGCCGAGGAGCTCATCGCCGCGGGACGTGTCGAGGTCGACGGTGAGATCGTCACCGAGCAGGGTCTGCGCATCAATCCCGACACCGCGATCATCCGGGTCGACGGCGCACGGGTCGTCATCGACGAGAACAAGCAGTACCTCGCGCTGAACAAGCCCAAGGGCTGGCAGTCGACCATGTCCGACGATCAGGGTCGTCCGTGCATCGGCGACATCGTCGCCGAACGCGTGATGTCCGGACAGCGCCTGTTCCACGTCGGTCGGCTCGACGCCGACACCGAGGGCCTGTTGCTGCTGACCAACGACGGTGAGCTCGCCCACCGGCTGATGCATCCGTCGTTCGAGGTGCCCAAGACCTACCTGGCCACCCTGAAGGGTGAGGTCCCGCGCTCGCTCGGGCGCACCCTGCGGGGCGGCATCGAGCTCGAGGACGGCCCGGTCGCGGTCGACTCGTTCGGAGTCGTCGAGGTCCACGAGGGTCAGTCGCTGGTCAAGATCACCCTGCACGAAGGTCGGAACCGGATCGTCCGTCGCATGATGGAAGAGGTCGGATTCCCGGTGACCGCCCTGGTGCGTACGCACATCGGCGTCGTCGCCCTCGGTGAGCAGCGCCCCGGAAGCCTGCGAGTGCTGAACAACAACGAGATCGGGGAGTTGTACAAGGCGGTGGGGCTGTGA
- the scpB gene encoding SMC-Scp complex subunit ScpB: MSEENGFGAGDIAAGQTSLDHDGEGALDDAKLRSALEAVLLVVDSPVSADELATAVDQDRRRVHTMLTRMSEELTQANSGMDLRFAGDGWRYYTRAEYAPYVERLLLDGARSKLTRAALETLAVIAYRQPVSRARVSAIRGVNVDGVIRTLVARGLINEVGTDAATTATTYGTTELFLERLGLASLSEMPDLAPLLPDVDVIDDLDEEISSDPRFAKLDAHRSDSTGNESSGPDPDDSAAPLPDTDNQD; encoded by the coding sequence ATGAGCGAGGAGAACGGATTCGGGGCCGGCGACATCGCCGCCGGTCAGACCTCCCTCGATCACGACGGCGAGGGCGCACTCGACGACGCGAAACTGCGGTCGGCGCTGGAAGCGGTCCTGCTGGTGGTCGATTCGCCGGTGAGTGCCGATGAGCTCGCCACCGCGGTCGATCAGGATCGGCGGCGCGTCCACACGATGCTCACCCGGATGTCCGAGGAACTCACCCAGGCGAACAGCGGGATGGACCTGCGGTTCGCCGGGGACGGCTGGCGCTATTACACCCGCGCCGAGTACGCGCCCTACGTCGAGCGGCTGCTGCTCGACGGTGCGCGGTCCAAACTGACCCGCGCCGCCCTGGAGACCCTCGCGGTGATCGCCTATCGGCAGCCTGTGTCGCGCGCCAGGGTGAGTGCGATCCGCGGTGTGAACGTGGACGGCGTCATCCGGACTCTGGTGGCGCGTGGCCTGATCAACGAGGTGGGGACCGACGCTGCCACGACGGCCACCACGTATGGCACGACCGAACTGTTCCTCGAGCGGCTGGGGCTCGCATCGCTGTCCGAAATGCCGGACCTGGCGCCGTTGTTGCCCGACGTCGACGTGATCGATGACCTCGACGAGGAGATCTCGTCGGACCCGCGATTCGCCAAACTCGATGCTCACCGGTCAGACTCGACAGGGAACGAATCATCCGGACCGGACCCCGACGACAGTGCGGCACCCCTTCCGGACACCGACAATCAGGATTGA